AGGGAGAACCTGATGCGCAAGCTCGACCTGCACAGCACCGCCGAACTGGCGGCCTATGCCGTGCGCCTGGGCGTGCCCAGCGCCTGAACCGGGCCGAGGCTTTGCGTGCATGGGGGAAGGCATGTCGCCGACTCCTTCGAACCTGTCGTATCGAAGCCTAGCTTCGTCGCGGAGCTGAAAAAATACGGCAACTGCCGTATGTGCGCGGGTGGCGTGCGTCCCTAACCTTCCCTCTACCGGCCCGCGGCCCCTTGCGAGGCGCGTCGGACGACACCCTCGATCAAGGGAAGGATCACATCATGACGATGTCTGCCCATTGGGCCACTTTCGCCTTGGCGACGCTGGCCTTTGCCTGCATGCCCGGCCCCGCCATCCTCTACATGACCTCGCAGACCCTGGCCCACGGCCGTCGAGCGGGGTTGCAGGCCGCGCTGGGCATCCACCTGGGCTGCTTTGTGCATATCCTGGCTGCCAGTGCCGGGCTGGCCGCATTGCTGCATCACGCGCCAAACCTGTATCTCGCACTGAAACTGGCGGGGGCAGCTTACTTGATCTGGCTGGGCGGCTCGATGATCTTCGGTCGCCGGCGGCTGGGCGACGGTCCCGGCCAGTCCGTCGAAGCGCGGCCCAAGGTATTGCGCGACAGCATCATCGTCGAAGTGCTCAACCCCAAGACCGCGCTGTTCTTCCTGACCTTCCTGCCGCAGTTCGTCGATGCCGGCGCCGGCCTGCCGGTGGGCCTGCAGTTCTTCATCCTCGGCATGATCGTCAACCTGGTGTTCTCCGCCGCCGACGTGCTCGCGGTGCTGTTCGCCTCGCTGCTGCTCGACATGCTGGGCGAGGGGCGCGGCCAGCGTCTGATGCCGCGTCTGTGCGGCTCGATTCTGGTGGGGCTGGGTGTGTTGCTGGTGGCGCGTGGCGGACCGGTGTAGGCGTGCCTTGACGAGCATCCTGCGTGGGCGGCAATACAGGACGAAGCGGAGGGGGCTGCTGGAATGTTGCCGGATGCACGTCGCAGCCTACGTGCAATGCTGAAGCGAGCCCGGCCCGTGAAAGGCCGGGACGCTCGGGGCGATCAGTCTTCGCGGCTGGTCACTTCCACCAGGTGGTAGCCGAACTGGGTCTTTACCGGACCCTGCACGACGTTCAGCGGGGCGCTGAATACGACCTGGTCGAACTCGCGGACCATCTGGCCCGGGCGGAAGCTGCCAAGGTCGCCGCCACTGCGGCCGGACGGGCAGGTGGAGTTGTCGCGAGCCACCTGGGCGAAATCGGCGCCACCTTCGATGGCGGCTTTGAGTTCATTGCACTTGGCTTCGCTGGAAACCAGGATGTGGCGGGCGGATGCACGGGCCATTGGAAAACTCCTGAACAGGCAGTAGGGAAGGGCGAAGCCTAGCTGATTCGCGTGACGAACCCAATGCCGGGCGCCATCGATCCCGTCCCGCACCCGCTATTACGCCTGGGCGCCGAACACCTCGGCCAGGTGCTGCTTGTAGCGCTCCACGTCGTTCTCGATGCTCGGGCGCTTCATCACGTCCACGCAGAGGAAGGTCGGCAGCGGGCTCATGCCCAGGAACTGATTGGCCTTGTGGAAGGGGAAGTACACCGCGTCCACGCCCTTGCCTTCGAAGAAGTCGCTCGGGTCGTCGAAGGCTTGCTGCGGCGCGTTCCAGGTGGCCGAGATCATGTATTGCTTGCCGTGCAGCAGGCCGCCGCTGCCGTACTTCTGCGAGGCATCGGAGCGGGTGCGGCCGTCATTGGCGTAGAGGCTGCCGTGGCCTGCGGTGAACACCTCGTCAATGTACTGCTTCACGGTCCAGGGCGCGCCCATCCACCAGCCGGGCATCTGGTACACGATGACATCGGCCCAGAGCATCTTCTGCACTTCTTCCTGGATGTCGTAGCCGCCATCGATGAAGGTTTCCTTCACGTCATGGCCGGCATGGTCGAGGAAGGCGATGGCAGCCTCGTGCAGAGTCGCGTTGTACTGGCCGTTGGAGTGGGCGAACTGCTTGCCGCCGTTGATCAGCAGGATCTTTTTCATGAGGGGCTCCAGAAAGGAATCTCGTCGGGTGAGAAGTTTCGATGGCGGCAGGATATCGAGCGGGCGGGAGTAGAAAAACCTGCTTCCGGACAAATGATCCGTGCGTAAGATTCAATAATGGGAATGATTGATTTGCGTCAGGATAGGGCAATCTTTCCACCCTCCCAGGAGCTCCTGTCATGTACGCCTTTATCCTCCAGGCGCATACCCGCCCGGAAAAAGCCGCTGATTTCGAAAGACTCTTCCGCGCATACTTGGCTCCCAGCCGCACGGAGGATGGCTGCGTCCAGTACCACATGCTGCGCGACGTCACCGACCCTACGCTATTTACCTTCTTCGAGGTCTGGCAGAGCCGCGAGCACCTTGCCGTGCACAGCGCGCTGCCGCACATGCGCGAGTTCCACCAGCGGCGCATGGACTATCTGCGCCGCGACTTCGATATCCGGCAGGTCGAGGTCATGCAGCCAGCGGCCTGAGCCCCGGGCCCTGACCCGGTTGCGCCCCGCTTGCATGGCCGTGAGCGGGTTTCGGCACCAGGCAGCCTTCGGGCGATGTTCG
The Pseudomonas triclosanedens DNA segment above includes these coding regions:
- a CDS encoding LysE family translocator; the encoded protein is MTMSAHWATFALATLAFACMPGPAILYMTSQTLAHGRRAGLQAALGIHLGCFVHILAASAGLAALLHHAPNLYLALKLAGAAYLIWLGGSMIFGRRRLGDGPGQSVEARPKVLRDSIIVEVLNPKTALFFLTFLPQFVDAGAGLPVGLQFFILGMIVNLVFSAADVLAVLFASLLLDMLGEGRGQRLMPRLCGSILVGLGVLLVARGGPV
- a CDS encoding peptidylprolyl isomerase: MARASARHILVSSEAKCNELKAAIEGGADFAQVARDNSTCPSGRSGGDLGSFRPGQMVREFDQVVFSAPLNVVQGPVKTQFGYHLVEVTSRED
- a CDS encoding NAD(P)H-dependent oxidoreductase yields the protein MKKILLINGGKQFAHSNGQYNATLHEAAIAFLDHAGHDVKETFIDGGYDIQEEVQKMLWADVIVYQMPGWWMGAPWTVKQYIDEVFTAGHGSLYANDGRTRSDASQKYGSGGLLHGKQYMISATWNAPQQAFDDPSDFFEGKGVDAVYFPFHKANQFLGMSPLPTFLCVDVMKRPSIENDVERYKQHLAEVFGAQA
- a CDS encoding putative quinol monooxygenase produces the protein MYAFILQAHTRPEKAADFERLFRAYLAPSRTEDGCVQYHMLRDVTDPTLFTFFEVWQSREHLAVHSALPHMREFHQRRMDYLRRDFDIRQVEVMQPAA